A part of Candidatus Deferrimicrobium borealis genomic DNA contains:
- a CDS encoding GDP-L-fucose synthase, producing the protein MDKFAGKKILVTGGAGFLGGPLIRNLVERGARPDYVSVPEYPRFDLRRPADCADVVAGKDIVIHLAANAGGIGWNRAHPGALFYDNAAMGIHLMEESRKAGVKKFVQIGTVCAYPFQPPRIPFREDDLWAGYPEPTNAPYGIAKKAMMVMGQAYREEYGFNVIYLLPVNLYGPRDHFFEPEKSHVIPALIQKFVDARESCAPEVVVWGSGVYQGTPVSREFLYVDDAAEGIALAAERYDEPDPVNIGAGREVPINDLIAMIRDMTGYRGRIVRDLSRPDGQPRRSLDTSRAKEKFGFVARTPFEEGLRRTIAWYEAARRER; encoded by the coding sequence ATGGACAAATTCGCAGGGAAAAAGATCCTGGTCACCGGCGGCGCCGGGTTCCTGGGCGGCCCGTTGATCCGGAACCTCGTGGAGCGGGGCGCGCGGCCGGATTACGTCTCCGTTCCGGAATACCCCCGCTTCGACCTGCGCCGGCCGGCGGATTGCGCGGACGTCGTGGCCGGAAAGGACATCGTCATCCACCTCGCCGCCAACGCCGGCGGGATCGGCTGGAACCGGGCGCACCCGGGCGCCCTCTTCTACGACAACGCCGCGATGGGGATCCACCTGATGGAGGAGTCCCGCAAGGCGGGCGTGAAGAAATTCGTCCAGATCGGCACCGTCTGCGCCTACCCGTTCCAGCCGCCGCGCATCCCGTTCCGCGAGGACGACCTCTGGGCCGGGTATCCGGAGCCGACCAACGCGCCGTACGGCATCGCCAAGAAGGCGATGATGGTGATGGGGCAGGCGTACCGGGAGGAGTACGGCTTCAACGTGATCTACCTGCTCCCCGTCAACCTGTACGGGCCCCGCGACCATTTCTTCGAGCCGGAGAAGTCGCACGTCATCCCCGCCTTGATCCAGAAGTTCGTCGACGCCCGCGAATCCTGCGCGCCCGAGGTCGTGGTGTGGGGAAGCGGCGTCTACCAGGGCACCCCCGTCTCCCGCGAATTCCTTTATGTGGACGACGCCGCCGAAGGGATCGCGCTCGCGGCCGAGCGGTACGACGAGCCGGACCCCGTGAACATCGGGGCCGGGCGGGAGGTCCCCATCAACGACCTGATCGCGATGATCCGCGACATGACCGGGTATCGGGGGAGGATCGTCCGCGACCTTTCCCGACCCGACGGCCAGCCGCGCCGAAGCCTCGACACCTCCCGGGCGAAGGAGAAGTTCGGCTTCGTCGCCCGCACGCCGTTCGAGGAAGGGCTGCGCCGGACGATCGCGTGGTACGAGGCGGCGCGACGGGAACGGTGA
- a CDS encoding M20/M25/M40 family metallo-hydrolase codes for MTDPVALLSEYLRIDTSNPPGDCRGAAELLCGALRAEGLSPVAFGAKPEKPNVLCHVGGTEEPGLVLIHHMDVVPAKAEEWTVPPFSAQVRNGFLYGRGTLDTKGLGVAHWCAALRAAKGGILRRKLFLVANADEEVGGGEGAEYFVRNLPFPIGAAFGMNEGGVGVTDIFGGGGKFFLLNMWEKGPVWMKLSAAGRAGHGSRPSAKDAPARLARAMARVAEHREPARLTEPVREMLRVLRAKGYVDLDVDALEGGTEEEEALEALGRRFPEIDPLLRNTFAVTTLSAGFKPNVIPSSAEGTIDGRIVPGEEPEAVAARVRALVADLDVSVGILFAEKPNGSPMGPLYGAMEAAVLAVHPDAVVVPYMSTGFTDSRFFRSIGIPTYGLMPVLLPRAEHGKIHGVDERIPVDGIEEMTRIVYALIERWNA; via the coding sequence ATGACGGACCCGGTCGCGCTGCTCTCCGAATACCTTCGGATCGACACGTCGAACCCGCCGGGGGATTGCCGGGGGGCGGCGGAACTGCTCTGCGGGGCGCTGCGGGCGGAGGGGCTGTCGCCGGTCGCGTTCGGGGCGAAGCCGGAGAAGCCGAACGTCCTGTGCCACGTCGGGGGGACGGAGGAGCCGGGGCTGGTTCTCATCCACCACATGGACGTCGTACCCGCGAAGGCGGAGGAGTGGACCGTGCCGCCGTTTTCGGCGCAGGTCCGGAACGGTTTCCTGTACGGTCGCGGGACGCTCGACACGAAGGGCCTGGGGGTCGCCCACTGGTGCGCCGCGCTGCGCGCCGCGAAGGGCGGGATCCTGCGGAGAAAACTGTTCCTCGTGGCGAACGCGGACGAGGAGGTCGGCGGAGGCGAGGGGGCGGAATATTTCGTGCGGAACCTGCCGTTCCCGATCGGCGCGGCGTTCGGGATGAACGAGGGCGGCGTGGGGGTGACCGACATCTTCGGCGGCGGCGGGAAGTTCTTCCTGCTGAACATGTGGGAGAAAGGTCCCGTGTGGATGAAGCTCTCCGCGGCGGGGAGGGCGGGGCACGGCAGCCGTCCGTCGGCGAAGGACGCCCCGGCGCGGCTGGCGCGGGCGATGGCGCGGGTGGCCGAACACCGGGAGCCGGCGCGGTTGACGGAGCCGGTCCGGGAGATGCTGCGGGTGCTGCGCGCGAAGGGGTATGTCGACCTCGACGTGGACGCACTGGAAGGAGGGACCGAGGAGGAGGAGGCGCTGGAGGCCCTCGGGCGCCGGTTCCCCGAGATCGACCCGCTGCTGCGGAACACGTTCGCGGTGACGACGCTTTCGGCGGGATTCAAACCGAACGTGATCCCGTCGTCGGCGGAAGGGACGATCGACGGGCGGATCGTGCCGGGCGAGGAGCCGGAGGCCGTGGCGGCGCGGGTGCGGGCCCTGGTGGCCGATCTCGACGTGTCGGTCGGGATCCTCTTCGCGGAAAAGCCGAACGGATCGCCGATGGGGCCGCTCTACGGGGCGATGGAGGCGGCGGTCCTCGCCGTGCACCCCGACGCGGTCGTCGTGCCGTACATGTCCACCGGCTTCACCGACTCGCGCTTCTTCCGGTCGATCGGCATCCCCACGTACGGGCTGATGCCGGTGCTGCTCCCGCGCGCGGAGCACGGGAAGATCCACGGCGTGGATGAGAGGATCCCGGTGGACGGGATCGAGGAGATGACGCGGATCGTCTACGCGCTCATCGAACGGTGGAACGCTTAG
- the gmd gene encoding GDP-mannose 4,6-dehydratase, with protein MPKALITGVTGQDGSYLVEFLLSKGYEVHGIIRRASTFNTGRLDHIYVDPHVAGARMFLHYGDLSDGGQLTNLIYNVQPDEIYHLGAQSHVRVSFDIPEYTGDVTGLGTTRILESLRRAGGKARYYQASSSEMFGATPPPQGEKSPFYPRSPYGAAKVYSYWMAINYREAYNMFASNGILFNHESPRRGETFVTRKITRAIARIKAGKQKELFLGNLDARRDWGFAYEYVQAMWRILQHDRGDDFVIGTGQSNSVKEFLEEAFAYACLDWKEYVKIDPKYFRPTEVENLIADASKARKLLGWEPKVTFRELVRIMVDADLEEAGLPTPGEGRKILAAKGFPIGLKL; from the coding sequence ATGCCCAAGGCACTGATCACCGGCGTCACCGGCCAGGACGGATCGTACCTGGTCGAGTTCCTGCTCTCGAAGGGGTACGAGGTCCACGGCATCATCCGCCGCGCATCCACGTTCAACACCGGCCGCCTCGACCATATCTACGTCGACCCGCACGTGGCCGGCGCCCGCATGTTCCTCCACTACGGCGACCTGTCGGACGGGGGGCAGCTCACCAACCTCATCTACAACGTCCAGCCCGACGAGATCTACCATTTGGGTGCGCAGAGCCACGTGCGCGTTTCCTTCGACATCCCCGAATACACCGGCGACGTCACCGGCCTCGGCACGACCCGCATCCTCGAGTCGCTGCGCCGCGCGGGCGGCAAGGCCCGCTACTACCAGGCCTCCTCCAGCGAGATGTTCGGCGCCACCCCGCCGCCGCAGGGCGAGAAGTCGCCTTTCTATCCGCGCTCCCCATACGGCGCCGCCAAGGTCTACTCTTACTGGATGGCGATCAACTACCGGGAAGCGTACAACATGTTCGCCAGCAACGGGATCCTCTTCAACCACGAGTCCCCCCGCCGCGGCGAGACGTTCGTCACCCGCAAGATCACGCGCGCGATCGCGAGGATCAAGGCGGGGAAGCAGAAGGAGCTGTTCCTCGGCAACCTCGACGCCCGGCGGGACTGGGGGTTCGCCTACGAATACGTGCAGGCGATGTGGCGCATCCTGCAGCACGACCGGGGGGACGATTTCGTCATCGGCACCGGCCAGTCGAACTCGGTGAAGGAGTTCCTCGAGGAGGCGTTCGCCTACGCGTGCCTCGACTGGAAGGAGTACGTGAAGATCGACCCGAAATATTTCCGGCCCACCGAGGTCGAGAACCTGATCGCCGACGCCTCGAAGGCGAGGAAGCTTCTCGGCTGGGAGCCGAAGGTGACGTTCAGGGAGCTGGTGCGGATCATGGTCGACGCCGACCTGGAGGAGGCGGGGCTTCCGACCCCCGGCGAGGGACGTAAAATTCTCGCCGCCAAGGGCTTCCCCATCGGCTTGAAACTCTAA
- a CDS encoding SDR family oxidoreductase translates to MKRVLVTGGAGFIGSHLCERLLARGDEVLCVDNFFTSRRQNIAHLVGNPQFEFMRHDITWPLYVEVDRIYNLACPASPVHYQFDPVQTTKTSVHGAINMLGLAKRLKVRILQSSTSEVYGDPAEHPQTESYWGNVNPIGPRACYDEGKRCAETLFFDYYRQHNLEIRVVRIFNTYGPRMHPNDGRVVSNFIVQALKGQPITLYGTGSQSRSFCYVDDLVTGMIAMMDQDELVGPVNLGNPGEFTILELATMVKELTGSKSEIVFQPLPQDDPVRRRPDITLAKAKLRWEPTIPLRDGLTRTIAFFRELLAVG, encoded by the coding sequence ATGAAACGGGTACTGGTCACCGGGGGCGCCGGGTTCATCGGATCGCACCTGTGCGAGCGGCTGCTGGCGCGGGGGGACGAGGTCCTGTGCGTCGACAACTTCTTCACCTCCCGCCGGCAGAACATCGCCCACCTCGTCGGTAATCCGCAGTTCGAGTTCATGCGGCACGACATCACCTGGCCGCTCTACGTCGAGGTGGATCGGATCTACAACCTGGCGTGCCCCGCCTCCCCCGTCCATTACCAGTTCGACCCGGTGCAGACGACGAAGACGAGCGTGCATGGCGCGATCAACATGCTCGGGCTCGCCAAGCGCCTCAAGGTGCGCATTCTCCAGTCCTCCACCTCCGAGGTGTACGGCGACCCGGCCGAGCATCCTCAGACGGAGTCGTACTGGGGGAACGTGAACCCGATCGGCCCGCGGGCCTGCTACGACGAGGGGAAGCGGTGCGCGGAGACGCTCTTCTTCGACTATTATCGCCAGCACAATCTGGAGATCCGCGTGGTCCGGATCTTCAACACGTACGGCCCGCGGATGCACCCCAACGACGGCCGCGTGGTGTCGAACTTCATCGTCCAGGCGCTGAAGGGGCAGCCGATCACGCTGTACGGGACGGGGAGCCAGTCGCGCTCCTTCTGCTACGTGGACGACCTCGTCACCGGGATGATCGCGATGATGGACCAGGACGAGCTGGTCGGGCCGGTGAACCTGGGCAACCCCGGCGAGTTCACGATCCTCGAGCTGGCGACGATGGTCAAGGAGCTCACCGGCTCGAAGTCGGAGATCGTTTTCCAGCCGCTCCCGCAAGATGACCCGGTCCGCCGCCGCCCGGACATCACGTTGGCGAAAGCGAAGCTTCGCTGGGAGCCGACGATCCCGCTCCGCGACGGCCTCACCCGCACGATCGCCTTCTTCCGGGAACTGCTCGCCGTGGGGTGA
- a CDS encoding caspase family protein, with protein sequence MKKALLVGINRYPDPGNELKGCVNDVRQMAETLKSRYGFPGDGNMRILTDARATTKAILDGLAWLAAGASPGDSLVFHYSGHGSQVPDRNGDETTDRLDEILCPYDLDWDHPLTDDDLATACAGVPQGALLTVILDCCHSGTGLRDLALSGNLHSLASPTRPANLVHSGDSIPRGKFVRPCGIPPSDAPDRHRFLPRPETPDPAPQRPRRPARRFGVSVTRTNAVLIAACRDDQTSADAWIDGGYHGAHTFYLCRALANGALDLTYRALVSATGTALSRAGFDQVPQLEGPAKLLALPFSVAECPGERPCAARCPPDLPRPVLGYLP encoded by the coding sequence ATGAAGAAAGCGCTGCTGGTCGGCATCAACCGGTACCCGGATCCGGGCAACGAACTGAAGGGGTGCGTCAACGACGTCCGCCAGATGGCGGAAACGTTGAAAAGCCGGTACGGCTTCCCCGGCGACGGGAACATGCGCATCCTGACCGACGCCCGCGCCACCACGAAGGCGATCCTCGACGGGCTCGCCTGGCTCGCCGCCGGGGCCTCCCCGGGCGACTCCCTCGTCTTCCACTACTCCGGTCACGGCTCCCAGGTGCCAGACCGGAACGGCGACGAGACGACCGACCGGCTCGACGAGATCCTCTGCCCGTACGACCTCGACTGGGATCACCCCCTCACCGACGATGACCTCGCGACCGCCTGCGCCGGCGTCCCCCAGGGGGCCCTCCTCACCGTCATCCTCGACTGCTGCCACTCGGGCACCGGCCTGCGCGACCTCGCCCTCTCCGGCAACCTCCATTCCCTGGCCAGCCCCACGCGGCCCGCGAATCTCGTGCACTCCGGCGACAGCATCCCTCGCGGGAAGTTCGTCCGCCCCTGCGGCATCCCCCCGTCCGACGCCCCCGACCGCCACCGCTTCCTCCCACGTCCGGAAACGCCCGATCCCGCTCCGCAGCGCCCGCGCCGACCCGCTCGCCGGTTCGGCGTCAGCGTCACCCGCACCAATGCGGTGCTGATCGCCGCCTGCCGGGACGACCAGACCTCGGCCGACGCCTGGATCGACGGCGGCTACCACGGCGCCCACACGTTCTACCTCTGCCGCGCTCTCGCCAACGGAGCCCTCGACCTCACCTACCGCGCCCTCGTCTCCGCCACCGGGACAGCCCTTTCCCGCGCCGGTTTCGACCAGGTTCCACAGCTCGAGGGGCCCGCAAAATTGCTCGCGTTGCCATTCTCTGTCGCAGAGTGTCCGGGGGAACGACCATGTGCCGCGCGATGTCCGCCTGACCTCCCGCGCCCGGTTCTGGGGTACTTGCCGTAA